The genomic region CCAGGACCAAGGCGCTGTTCTTATCGGACAACAATTCCAATTTTCCGTTTCCATTGATATCCATGTACGTGTCCCCATCGTTCGTGGGAGCAGCCATAAGATAAACCTTTTCAGAAATGCAATTCTACTTGATTCCCTGAATGATGTTCTTGATCTGCAAAACTGTGCGATCTATCTCATCCATGCTCATGGGCTTGATGATGTAATGGAGAAGGTGGTCTCCCCCAGCGATCGACCTGTCGGCCGGGGAGAGCGAGCCGGTCATGATGACGACCGGGGTTTTGCTAAATCGTCCCATCCTCCGCAGAGCGGCGACCACCTCAAGGCCGCTGGCCTTCGGCAGGTTCAGGTCGATTATGAACAGGCCGAAGTCCTGGTCCGTCCTGAGGTGATCGAGAGCCTTGTCCCCCTCGTTGAACCAGACCAGCTCGTGCTCTATACCGGTTTCCTTGAGGATCTCACCGGTCAACCTGGCGTCGGCGCCATTATCCTCCACGAGCAGTATTCGCAACAAGGGATGTTCCTCCAACTACTGATCGGTCATGACACATAACGCGATGTTCATGATTGAATCTTTCCCCTTTAGGGTTGAAAACTATAGAACGTATCACGCAAGGACAATCTCAAGGCTCTGTAATTACCGTTCCATGTCGTCGCTTAGATGAATAGTGGATGAAAGGATTTGGAAAAGGTTTCGAAGGGTTTCTTCACTTCCCCTGCATCTCCATCGCGGAAACGGCAAGCTT from Methanomassiliicoccales archaeon harbors:
- a CDS encoding response regulator; this translates as MLRILLVEDNGADARLTGEILKETGIEHELVWFNEGDKALDHLRTDQDFGLFIIDLNLPKASGLEVVAALRRMGRFSKTPVVIMTGSLSPADRSIAGGDHLLHYIIKPMSMDEIDRTVLQIKNIIQGIK